In Populus alba chromosome 1, ASM523922v2, whole genome shotgun sequence, a single window of DNA contains:
- the LOC118040121 gene encoding beta-amyrin 28-monooxygenase produces MDLTFLLLSLAPLVLPLVISIFAFKYSSRSAKNLPPGSLGWPIFGETLEFLFGKPEEFVFRRMKKYSSDIFKTKILGEETVVMCGPDGHKYLFSNEQKLFTVFRPHSMQKLFLSDEGSAPAVITREAESKIIRSPGFLKPEALVRYLGKMDSITQQKMQTYWEGKDEVKVFPFAKTLTLSLACRFFLGTDDPERIARLVSNFDDVTLGMHSIPLNFPGTACYRANKAAAAIREELRIVICEKRAIMAEGAQVQDVLCHMILATDPSGKHMAEAEIAGMIMGLLVAGYSTVATAMTFFMKYVGQRPDIYAKILAEQIEIATAKKEGELLDWNDVQKMKYSWNVVYEVMRLTPPIQGTFREALTDVTYAGYTIPKGWKIYWTVSTTNKNPKYFPDPEKLDPSRHEDGKAFPPFTFVPFGAGPRMCPGKEYARLAILTFVHNVVKRFKWEVVFPEEKIVGDMMPCPEKGLPIRLQSH; encoded by the exons ATGGATCTAACATTTCTATTGTTATCTCTAGCTCCATTGGTCCTACCACTTGTTATTAGCATCTTTGCTTTCAAGTACTCATCCCGTAGTGCCAAAAACCTGCCACCGGGGAGCCTGGGCTGGCCTATCTTTGGCGAAACACTCGAGTTCTTGTTTGGTAAGCCTGAAGAGTTTGTGTTTCGCAGGATGAAGAAGTACTCTTCTGATATCTTCAAGACCAAGATTCTTGGAGAGGAGACTGTGGTGATGTGTGGTCCTGATGGACACAAATATCTCTTCTCCAACGAGCAGAAACTTTTCACTGTATTTCGACCTCATTCGATGCAGAAGCTCTTTCTTTCCGATGAAGGTTCTGCTCCGGCTGTAATTACACGCGAAGCTGAGTCTAAAATCATAAGATCACCTGGGTTCTTGAAGCCTGAGGCATTGGTCAGGTACTTGGGGAAAATGGACTCCATTACACAGCAGAAAATGCAAACTTATTGGGAAGGAAAAGATGAAGTCAAGGTCTTTCCTTTCGCGAAGACTCTGACTCTGTCTCTTGCCTGTCGCTTTTTCTTGGGCACTGACGATCCTGAACGTATAGCTAGGCTTGTCAGCAATTTTGATGATGTAACCCTAGGGATGCATTCCATTCCTTTGAATTTCCCTGGAACAGCTTGTTACAGGGCTAACAAGGCTGCAGCTGCAATCCGCGAGGAGCTACGAATAGTCATCTGTGAGAAAAGAGCCATTATGGCCGAAGGAGCACAGGTGCAGGATGTACTATGCCATATGATCTTGGCCACGGACCCTTCAGGCAAACACATGGCAGAAGCTGAGATTGCTGGCATGATAATGGGTTTACTAGTTGCAGGATATAGTACAGTGGCTACCGCTATGACATTCTTTATGAAATATGTTGGACAGAGGCCTGACATTTATGCTAAGATCCTAGCTG AGCAAATAGAGATTGCAACAGCTAAAAAGGAAGGAGAGCTACTAGACTGGAATGACGTTCAGAAGATGAAGTACTCATGGAATGTAGTCTATGAAGTGATGAGGCTCACACCTCCAATCCAGGGAACTTTCAGAGAGGCCTTGACTGATGTTACTTATGCAGGATACACCATTCCAAAGGGATGGAAA ATATACTGGACAGTAAGCACAACAAACAAGAATCCAAAGTACTTCCCAGATCCTGAAAAGCTTGACCCGTCTAGACACGAAGACGGAAAGGCCTTTCCTCCGTTCACGTTCGTGCCTTTCGGAGCCGGACCTAGAATGTGCCCTGGAAAAGAGTATGCTCGACTAGCAATTCTGACTTTTGTTCACAACGTCGTCAAGAGGTTTAAGTGGGAGGTCGTGTTTCCTGAAGAAAAGATCGTTGGTGATATGATGCCATGCCCTGAAAAGGGACTTCCGATTCGCCTTCAATCGCACTGA